Sequence from the Candidatus Poribacteria bacterium genome:
TCTAGCTGCTTTGACCGCTGCACTAGAAGCGGGCGAAATCGCCGGCGCTGGACTTGATGTATTTGAAACCGAACCACTTCCCGCCGACCATCCACTCTGGGCGATGGAAAATGTCATTATCACGCCCCATACTGCGGGATCGGGACCCTACACAGCAGACCGACGCATCGAAGTCGTAACAGCAAACCTTCGCCGATTCGTCGCCGGCGAGCCAGTAAGGAATATAGTAGACAAGAATCGCTGGTGTTGAGGTATAGTCGATCCTAACTTGGGAGAATATATCCGTGGACTCTAGCAACAAGAAAAATCGCGCTATATTCACAGGCGAACCGATCCATCTCCAAGAGCAAAAGTCACTGCGCCCAGCTCTATCGCATGTGTCCCGTCGAGCGTTTCTCAAGGGCGCAACAGGAATTGCAGCATCAGCCCTCGCCATGGATCAGTTTGCAGGTTGGTGTCAAGCCGCTCCTTTTAGAGAATACATTCCATACGATGCCCCACGAGACGCCCATTACGGTCACCACTACGGCTGGATCGAACATCACCGCCCGTCGCCGGAATCAATCGGTGAGAAGTTTGTCTTTGTCCGACTCAAATATCCGGGCGGAGATTGGTTCACAAACGCAGTGAACTACTACCGTTGGCCCGCTGATACAAAGTTTACAGAGATGCTGGCAAGATATACCTCCATCGACGTTGAGCTCCACGAGAATCCACAATACGTTTCAATCGAGGAGGATGACATTGACCACCTCTGCAACTACCCTTTCATCTTTATGACGGGGCACCTCGGCGTCCGATTTTCGGACGAGGACATCCGAAAATTACGGGAATACCTGGATCGCGGTGGTTTCCTCCACGTTGAAGATTGTGATATCCGCATCGACCGGATGCGCCCGGCGGTCTATCGCCTGATGCAACGCATTTTTCCAGAGAAAAAGTTTGAACGACTTGATATGAGCCACCCAATCTATCACACCATCTACGATCACGATGAATATCTCGGCGGCGACAAGCTAGTTACACCCCATGGAGATTTCGACGAAGCAATCATGATCGATGATCGGATCGCCGTCTACTTCTGTCCAAGCGACCTCAACTGCGCGTGGGAGGGACGGGTGTGCGAACCGGGTGGCGAGGAACAGCGGCAGTGGGCATTTGAGCAGGGGATGAATGTTGTCACATACGCCCTCACCCATTAAAGGACTAACTATGATAAGATTCGATCAATCTAAGAGACGTCTTGCTAACTTTGCGAAATATCTGCCCGGAGGAGTGAACAGCAACTTTAGGCTGGGTATCTCCCCAACGCCACTTGTTTTTGAACGCGCAGAAGGTCCCTATCTTTACGATGTCGATGGCAACAGGCTTATCGATTACTATCTGGGGATGGGGCCCATGATCCTAGGGCATAATCCCGAACCGGTGCTCAAAGCGGTAACAGAGCAGCTCAAATACGGGATCCTATATGCCGGTCAGAGCGAGATCGAGTTTGAAGCAGCGCGCCTATTCTGTGAAATTGTTCCCTGTGCGGAGATGGTGCGCTTTAACTGCGCGGGAAGTGAGGTAGTTCAGGCTGCCCTGCGAGTGGCTCGCGCTGCCACAGGACGTTCGATCATTGTTAAGTTCGAGGGACACTATCACGGCTGGCTCGACAATGTGCTTTGGAGCATCGCCCCTACACCGGATCAGTTNNNNNNNNNNNNNNNNNNNNNNNNNNNNNNNNNNNNNNNNNNNNNNNNNNNNNNNNNNNNNNNNNNNNNNNNNNNNNNNNNNNNNNNNNNNNNNNNNNNNNNNNNNNNNNNNNNNNNNNNNNNNNNNNNNNNNNNNNNNNNNNNNNNNNNNNNNNNNNNNNNNNNNNNNNNNNNNNNNNNNNNNNNNNNNNNNNNNNNNNNNNNNNNNNNNNNNNNNNNATCACCGGTTTCCGGCTAGCGCCCGGTGGAGCACAGCAGTATTTCGGCGTTACTCCTGACCTAGCGACCTTTGGCAAAGCGATCGCCAACGGTTTTCCAGTATCAGCGTTTGCTGGACGCGCGGATCTGATGGATCAGATGGCAACCGGCGGTGTCTTGCACGGCGGCAGTTACAACGCATTACCGGCAGCTATGGCAGCTGTCGTTGCAACACTAAGCGAACTCAAAAAACCAGCAACCTTCAGTCGCCTAGAAAAACAGGGCAAAAAACTGATGAACGGGATCAAGCACGCCCTAGCCGATGCCAATGTCGAAGCACAGGTACAAGGCTTCCCCCAGATTTTTCACGTCGCTTTGGGTGCCAATGCCCCATTCTCCAACTACCGCGATTCCCTAGCGGCAGACAAGGCGCGTTACGTCAATTTCACGACCGCTCTACTTTCCCACAGTGTCCGCGCGCTCGAACGAGGAGCTTGGTTCCTCTCCACCGCCCATAATGATGCGACAATTGACGAAACCATCGCAGCCGTTGCAGCAGTGGCTAAAGAGCTTTAAGGATAGCCTCCATGGACATTGGAATCCACAAGCAACTCTTTATTGACAAACGCTTCTTTCAAAGCTCGGAGGGCATCGAGTTGCGTATGAACCCACCCGTGCAGGATCCCGACCCCGTGCTCATAGCAGATCAACCTTGGGAGGAGAAGGGCATAGGTGCCTACAGCACTGCCTTCCGTGAACCCGATGGCAGATTCCGCCTCTGGTACGATGCGCTTCTCGACGTTGGGACGCCTCAAGAGAGTGCCCGGCGGCTCTGTTATGCTGAGTCAGAGGATGGTCTCCACTGGGAAAAACCGTCCCTCGGTCTTGTTCCCTTTCGCGGCTCTACCGAAAATAACATCGTTGCACCCCACCTCGAACGCCAGAGTATGCAGGGCGCCACCGTATACCGTGACGAGCACGCCCCTGCCGATGAACGCTACAAGCTGTGGAGCAAGTTTCGTCCCACTGACTCACAGATCGCTGAAGGGACGCGGAGCGGACTCTGGGCAATGCATTCGCCCAACGGAATCCACTGGCAAGCATACCCCAACCAGCCTAACCCACCCAACCAGTCGTGCGATACTCAGAACATGTTTTTCTGGGACGATACCTTCAAATGCTACGTCGGCTACACACGGGTTAGAGAGACTCAAAGCTCCGACGAAGCTGCGCTAGCCGGCAAAGTCGCTTACCGGAGCATCGGCCGCATTACCTCGCCCGATTTCCGCACTTGGTCGAGTACCCAGATCGTTCTGGAAGCAGATGAAGAGGACCTAGCTATCCCCGTGCCTTCAAAGTTCGACGACCAGCGCCCAAGCATCGACTACTACACCAGTTGCGCCATGAAATATGAAAGCGCCCAAGATGTGTATCTGATGTTTCCATCAGTCTACTACCACTGGGGAGAGAAAGGGTTTCCTGCGACCATGGATACACAGCTATTGACCAGCCGCAATGGAATACGCTGGCAGCGGCAGGGTAACCGCTGTCCCTTCCTGCGGCACGGAATGGAGGACGACGTACATAGTGGGATGATCTTCGCCAATCCGTGGCTCATCCCTGTGGGTGACGAACTGTGGCTCTACTATGCTGGCATGGCTCATAACCACGGTGCGGACCCCGACGATGTCGGACGTTCCAGCAGCCTTTTTCGTGCACGTATGCGACGGGACGGATTCGTCTCGGCCGATGCAGGGTTTGGTGGTGGTCAATTCATCACGCCGGTGCTCCAGTTTGGCGGCAATCGTCTTGAACTGAATTTTGACGGTAGTGCCGGCGGCTGGCTTCAAGTCGAAATTCAGGATGCCGATGGACAGCCGTTGCCCGGCTTTGAGCTCACAGAGGCAGATCCAGGGGTGGGTAACACCATCAGTAAAACCGTAACATGGCAAGGCAAAGACGACCTGAGTGAACTAGTTGGTAAGTCCGTCCGGCTGCGTTTCGCCCTGCGGGCTATGAAACTCTACGCCTTCCAGTTTGCATCCGATCAACACTAGAAAGCCAATGCAAAAAGTCCGTTATTCTACCACAAAAAAACGACTCACGCTGCATACCCAAAGATTACTATCCCCGGCCGAGATAGGGCTGCTGCACAGGCAGAACCTTTGCCTCAAGAAAATTTACATGCGGGGGTAATGTCGCCATAAGCACCGCAGCTTGAGCCAATTCGTCCACCTGCATCAGGTCTGCCCGTTCCTCGCCCTCTGGCAAATCTCTAACTTGCGTCGCCCCCGGGTGGAGGCAACTTGCGACAATTCCGTGTGGACGACCCTCCAACGCTGTTACCTGAGTTAAACCCCAAATACCAAACTTAGAGGCGCAATAGGGGCCCGCTCCCGGTCGAACACGCTGCGCGGAGATGCTGCCGATGTTGATAATGCGTCCGCCGCCCTGTTGCTTCATAATCCGCATCGCTGCACGCGTACATAGGAACGGCGCACGCAGATTGACAGAAAGCACATTATCCAACGCTTCCGTCGACAGTTCGTCAAGCGGACCGCCATCGAACGCCCCCGAATTATTGACCAGAATATCCAAGCGGTTAAACGTTTCCATCGTCCGCTCGAACATCGCTTCAATTTGGGCTTCGTCGGTAACATCGGTCGGCACAGTGAGCACAGTCGCACCGCTTGCCCTCAGTTCCTCAGCGGTCTGATTTAACTCTTCAGCGCCCCGCGCAGCCAATACAAGGGTTGCCCCTTCGTGCGCCAAGCCGCGTGCGATTCCCTGACCAATACCTTTATTCCCCCCTGTGATGAGGGCAACCTTACCATCTAGCTTACCCATTAGCTACTCCTTTCAACCGTCCTAAGTTATTTTCATAGTTCTTTAGCTAGGTTACGTGTATATCAGCCAAGACTTAATTCTATCGATGTCCATGTTGAGATGCCGGTAACTGCTCTTGAAGTACCGACATTTCGTTTTCATTCAATCCTAACAGATAAATTGGGAGCGGCAACATCCAATCTGCGTGTACGTAGCGGTCAATCTTCTCCTTTAACTCGCTGTTTTCGTGCATCAGTTCCAAATGAAGTTCAGTTGAACGTGTACGCTCCGCTATGGGCCCCGAAATTTCCTTCGCAAACTGGGTGAGTTGTTTTATCCGTCCCCTTGCTGACATACCTTTTTGCCGCAACTGCTCATTGCGGTCAATGACTTGGCTTAGGATTTCTTGGTAGCTCTGGAGTGTTGCCTTGACCGCAGGCACATTAGGGAATGCCTCCAGAAAGTCATTGCCCCACTTTTCTAGTTGCACCCTTTTCTGTTCTAGATCTACAGTCAACCGATCCGGCTGACTATCAAACCCTAACACATCTTGTGAAGCCCAACGAATCCCGAAATAGAAACCAATTATGGTGAACATAGCCAACACAATCAACCCAATTAACCCAATCACCAGTTTGTTAGATAAGATTTTCATAACAGAGCCTCCTTTAAAGATTCTAACATTTTTTTAACGCTAGGTTATTAGGGGAAAAAACTATACAATGGGGTATCGGTCAGAATACTCAAGATGCTCCAGATAAACCCTACAATATAGTCTCCGAGCGCAACACCCAAAAAGAATGGCACCGCTCGACGATACGATCCAAGCCCACCATAACGCAATATAATTGTCTTGATCATCCAAGCGACGAAAATACAGGACCATAGATTGAACATCCCCCAACTATCCGCCGTGACATAACCGAGCGGGTGCAGGGGCCACCACAGAAACCGGGTACGCAAGAACATTAACACCGCTGTCAACCCGAATCCACCGGCCATAAACGCAAGTGCCGGACCGTCAGCCTCACGAGGATAGTTCAGCCAATTTTCAAGTTGACCGTATGCCATACGCCCATACCATAACGAATGCGGGTGGAAATGTGCAGAGTCATGACCATGTCGGTAAAAGGCGTCTAGCAGAAACCAAAAACTCACGACCAATCCGATTGCTGTCGCAATTAGGATGGCAATCGTGGTATGGCGTAGGTTGATATTCCGTCTTTCCGACATCTTAAACGCTTCCAAATGCTCCGGCATCGGATTGACCCAATAGGCACGATTGAAAAACATATACATCGAAAAAACGGTGAGCGTGTTCGTAGTGAGTTGCCAAGTACCGAACCCAGTAACAATCATGGTGTGGGGATCGATGCCCGGACGGTAACCGTGTCCGTGGACGATAAACCCTAACTCTGCGCGCAACCGGGTGATCATGATCGATAATAAGAAATAAATCCCAAAGAAAATAGGTATCACCCACAACGACATACCCGCTTTGTAGGAGAAGACCGTTAAGAAGATCATACCCAGCACAATACCTATCACCGCCAAGCGATACGGCATCGGCTCCTGACTGTCATCCAGTTGAAATCGCGATCTGGAAGACGCAAATAAATGACGCGCTAACCCTATGAAATGTGACCTACCGATCCAAAGTGCGAATATCAACAGCCCCAAATACACGCCGAAGCCTTGTTCAGCCGCATAAGGGAAACGCGGAAGGTTTTGCCAACCCATCATATCGCCGACCATCAACTCAATCTTGTAGAGCCAGAAAAACGCCCAACATGAGAATAGGAGATCTCGTGGCATCATAAAACTCATCCCAATAACAAACGGGTAGAAAGAGACCCGGATGCCTCCACCTATCCCCTGCCGTTTAACCGGAATATACGGGATGACTGGGTGAATTGAATGGAGTAGATTAACGATACTAATCAGTGCGGCAATGCTGAAGCCAATCCACATCAACCGATTCCTAAAGAAACGCAACCGAGGATTGGTCATCTCTAACGGTAGCTGTGTCAGAGGGTAACTTAACCGCTCATGCTCTGTCCACTGAATCCGCAACAGCGTGTTAATGCACAACAGCACAACCATCAACACAAAAACAAACGCACTCCATGCGACAATTGGAGTGAGCCACGCCTTCAGATAACGGGCAGAATATAGGCTTGAATCCCCTTCATAGTAACCGAGTAAGACCTTTTCATCTGAGACAGTGAGCCACTCCGGGATATTCCGCCAAAACAGGTTGCGCCAGTCGTTTTCAGGAGTGGCAAACTGAAACGGATAACTCATGATTGGCATTAAAATCTGCAGCATATCCCAAGAACAGAGACAGGAGATAATGCACAACATGAAGTGGACGGTCAATAGTTCCTGTTGTGAAATACCAAGTTTCGGAGAGAGCTTGTGGAGCACATACCCAATCAAGAGCAGCCAAAAGATGATAAAAATGACATTTGCCTGCGGATGGATGATGGTTGGATAGCCAACGCGAACCACCTCAAGTTCAATGAGCCACCAGACATTGAACGGAATGAGGACAAGGGCAAGCAGGAAGGATTTGACTGTTAAACCGCTCTGGTAGGTGACAGGTTTCTGAATCCCAACGTGTCGGGGCGTATTTTGCATAAGGTCAATTCAGGTGACTATCTGGATGGAAGGGTGGCAGGATGGAATGCGCGAATCTTTTATCCTGCCATTCTTCCTCCGGATTCTTCTGTATGTTCTCCGTGTTAAGTTAAATCAAAAACAGATGCAACCGGTTTGTGAAACCTGATTTCTTGCGTTTCACTTTTTATCCAACAGTTATTAGCAAGCGTTAGGACACAACCAACCAACACATCAACGTCCTAAAGATGGAAAGCTTCTTTCGCTACTCGCTTACGAAGCCGGGCGTTCTTGCATCACAGGAATAACGTAACTCTGAATCGTCAGGTTGCCAGCCAGAGTCTCTTTCTCTTTCTGTGGTTCTGGATTCTGGCGACGATCAAACACGACATAGTACCCTTCCACCGCCCCCTCTAAGGTGAGATATGCCGCGAGTTGCTTTTTGCCTGCCCCATGGCGACGAGTGCCTTCCCAAATTTTGGTTTCTACAATGTATTTTCGGGCATTGTGCACAATGATGAGGTCCATTCTGCCGCGCCCGGTTTGGACTTCAAGGTACATCACGCCGCGCACAAGGCGTACAAACTGGTCAAGATAGGCAAAGAGCAGGTATTGTCCAACATACTCCTGCGGAGTCTCTGACACTTGCAGAATCCGATAGCCGGCACGAGCGATAAAATCTTGGAAATTATCAAGCAGCGGCTCCATCTGAATCTGTCCGTCAGGGGTAAGGTAATCCAAAAAATCCACATCAGCATTTTCGGGAAAATAGTCCTTCTCTAGGCCATTCACCGGTGGCTGAAACGTCCGCATGATACGATACTGATAAATCGGATTGACAATTTCACACATCCCGTCGGCACCTTCCGCAATGATACCATAAGTGACTAGCTCTCCAATCAATTCGTTGTCCGGGTTGAAAGGCGTACCTTTCTCATAAGAAACAATTTTCATCAAGAGACTTTCAAAATGCGGGTTTCTTCGGATATTCGTTATCAGATGCTGGACGTTGACGTTCCGCTCCTCAAGGAGTTGGGTATGTGCTTTTGAAAAGTGGGTCATCCCAATTGGTTCCGTTTTGGGAATGTCCATCTCCTCAGTGAGAATTTGCGCGAATCGGTTGACTAGAAAAGGTTGACCGGCTGTCTGTTTGTGGAGATTCTCTATGACTTCTGGAGCGAAGGCTTGGCCGACCTCGGCGGTATACTGCCCAAGAAGTTCGCGGACCTGTTCAACCGTAAAGTTTGCCAAGGCAAACTCGTCTTGGATATTAAACGGCGAGATCGAGCGATCGTAGTTAAGTTGGGTAATGCTTTTAACCCCGACCATGCCTAAACTATAGGGGCAGCGGGCAGCGGGCCCGGAGAGATAGATGCGGCGGAGTGAATAGAGAAAATCACTCACGATGGCTTGAGGGATACCATCAAACTCGTCAATGATAATAACAAACCGCATGGTTGGTTGCAAACTCGCAAGCTGTTCAAAGAATTCTATCATTGAAATGTGTTCGGTAATCTTTGCGCCTTCTAAAAATTGGCTTAGTGCCTCAGAAGGCGTGTTACCGCGTCTTTGGAAAACAACCTCAATTTCCTTGCGAATATCTTTGTAGAGATAGCCGTAAAAAGCGGGGGGCGAAACGTTGCTATACGCTTGGAAATCAAGTTGAATTGGGAAGTAGGTTTCCTCTTCATTGGCAAGGACATCAAGGGACCATCGGAAGAAGGTGGTTTTGCCTGTTTGGCGAGGGGCAAAGATGACAATATATCGTCCCTGTTTGACCCGGTTGATGAAATCAACTATTTCATCGGTACGCGAGACAACGTAGTTTCGCTCGGCAGATACGGGTCCTCGGGTTTCAAAATTTTTCATTTTTCTTTTTGTCCTTAAAACTCACATTAATTTCCCGTCTTAAATTACCCTACGACAGACAATTTCTAATTGCTTTCGGTCCACACATGGACACAAGACCATGAATCAAAGTGCGTAAATCCTAAATCCCGTTAATCCCGATCAGGTTTGACGATGATACGCGTGCCATCAGAGCGACCTCGGACGGTTTCTTTGTACATCATCTCTGCCTTCGCCGGTGGATGGACGAAACTCCCCGCAATACTCGCCTTCAGCCGGAAGTAAAAGTCATAGGTTCCCTTTGGGAGGGTATCGTAATAGAAAATGACCTGATCATCATGATACTGCGCGTAAGCCGGCACTAACGTTATTGCCCCCGCAGGTTTGGCTGCCTTCGGAGCAGTAGCGAGATTCGGATTCATCGGCTCAAAGCCGGCGGCAAACGGCGCAGCCACAGCGACATAATGCCGTACCTCCGGGTTCACCACTCGGATGTGCTCCTCTACGATAGTCCCTATCTCTAGTTCAAGGGCGTCTCCTGCCTTGACCGGACGCACGACGGGCGGTTCCCCGTCTGCTTGAACAATCTGAATTCGCCGCTCGACAACAAAGCCTTCGTTTTTTGCGTTGACCTGATCTCCACTCGCTGCGGGCATGTAGTCTAGCGTTAAACGTGCATAGGGCAGGCTATCAGTAGGTCCCGCTGTCCACATCAATCCACCGGGACTAGAAGCGACGGATTCATAGTGACTGACAATCTGTCCAGCAGTGTTGAGTTCTACAGATTCATCCCCAAATTGCAGAACAAATCCATGCCCCGTTGAGTCGGGTGTTTGCACTCGAAATACTTCGCCCAAAGTGAGCAAAGCTGCAGCGGTGGCGTTGGTACTTCCCCACCCATTTGCTTCTCCACGCGCAATCAGTTCGTCAATAAGCAGCTGCGTTTTTGGTGCCTCTGGTAAGGCGGTGTAAAGCGATCTCGCAACACTGGCGAGCGTTTTGACCTCGCTGGAGTTGATTAACCCGCCCCAACTTCTCGCCCGATACTGCAACCCTTGATAGACTTCTTCTCCGTTCCTGAGTGCGAATACTAAACTTTTCAAGAGATCCGCATTGAGCCGGTTAATTGATTCTGTCTCATCTGATGCCTTTGTGAGAAAAGCATACAGGATTTTTGCCTCACTGTAAAGATCCATCGTCAAGGCGCGAGCGAGCAGGTCATGTGCGTAGACATCTTGGAAGTCGCCAGCCATCGCCAACGCATGAAGGGCTTCGGCACGTTCAACATAGGTGCTACCATCAATAAAATTGCTATAATCTGATCGCAGGGAGGCTCTCAGCGCATCCAGTCCCCTCTCCAAAAGTTTCTCATCAAATTCGTAACCCTGTGCTTTTGCCATCAGTAGAAACTCCACCACATAAGCGGTTAAGCTGACATAGCCCTTGGAGCCTGGCCAACCGCTATAAAGCCCGTTGGCGTGCTGCACACTCCCTAGAAAGGTGAAAATTTCTCGCATCTGCAGATCACTGGCTTCGGCACGATCTCCCCGACCGATCTCATCAAGCAAGTCTTTCAATGCTAGTTCAGGCATCAATTGGCTGATGCGCTGCTCCGTACAGCCGTATGGGTAAGCTGCTAAGTAATCGAGCCCCGCCAGCATCTTCACCAACGCAGGTTGATACGTCACCATCACAGCTTGGCGAACTGTTCCCGGTCGCGGTTCTTCTTCAATGGATGGAAAGGAGATTGTTTCAGACGCTTTGACCGGAACGAACGTCTCCAACTGGCGTTTTTCACGGTCGTTCTTAACCGGCAATGTCACCTCAAAGGCATCCATCGCGCCATCGACCTCTCGCTTGACGGCGAGTTGAACCTTCACCTGACCAGTTTCGCTATTAGCGAGTGCAGACGTGGCAACCTTCATCGGAAAATAGAGCTGTTCGGGTTG
This genomic interval carries:
- a CDS encoding DUF4159 domain-containing protein, translating into MDSSNKKNRAIFTGEPIHLQEQKSLRPALSHVSRRAFLKGATGIAASALAMDQFAGWCQAAPFREYIPYDAPRDAHYGHHYGWIEHHRPSPESIGEKFVFVRLKYPGGDWFTNAVNYYRWPADTKFTEMLARYTSIDVELHENPQYVSIEEDDIDHLCNYPFIFMTGHLGVRFSDEDIRKLREYLDRGGFLHVEDCDIRIDRMRPAVYRLMQRIFPEKKFERLDMSHPIYHTIYDHDEYLGGDKLVTPHGDFDEAIMIDDRIAVYFCPSDLNCAWEGRVCEPGGEEQRQWAFEQGMNVVTYALTH
- a CDS encoding aminotransferase class III-fold pyridoxal phosphate-dependent enzyme, whose product is MIRFDQSKRRLANFAKYLPGGVNSNFRLGISPTPLVFERAEGPYLYDVDGNRLIDYYLGMGPMILGHNPEPVLKAVTEQLKYGILYAGQSEIEFEAARLFCEIVPCAEMVRFNCAGSEVVQAALRVARAATGRSIIVKFEGHYHGWLDNVLWSIAPTPDQ
- a CDS encoding aminotransferase class III-fold pyridoxal phosphate-dependent enzyme, whose protein sequence is ITGFRLAPGGAQQYFGVTPDLATFGKAIANGFPVSAFAGRADLMDQMATGGVLHGGSYNALPAAMAAVVATLSELKKPATFSRLEKQGKKLMNGIKHALADANVEAQVQGFPQIFHVALGANAPFSNYRDSLAADKARYVNFTTALLSHSVRALERGAWFLSTAHNDATIDETIAAVAAVAKEL
- a CDS encoding SDR family oxidoreductase — its product is MGKLDGKVALITGGNKGIGQGIARGLAHEGATLVLAARGAEELNQTAEELRASGATVLTVPTDVTDEAQIEAMFERTMETFNRLDILVNNSGAFDGGPLDELSTEALDNVLSVNLRAPFLCTRAAMRIMKQQGGGRIINIGSISAQRVRPGAGPYCASKFGIWGLTQVTALEGRPHGIVASCLHPGATQVRDLPEGEERADLMQVDELAQAAVLMATLPPHVNFLEAKVLPVQQPYLGRG
- a CDS encoding AAA-like domain-containing protein, whose product is MKNFETRGPVSAERNYVVSRTDEIVDFINRVKQGRYIVIFAPRQTGKTTFFRWSLDVLANEEETYFPIQLDFQAYSNVSPPAFYGYLYKDIRKEIEVVFQRRGNTPSEALSQFLEGAKITEHISMIEFFEQLASLQPTMRFVIIIDEFDGIPQAIVSDFLYSLRRIYLSGPAARCPYSLGMVGVKSITQLNYDRSISPFNIQDEFALANFTVEQVRELLGQYTAEVGQAFAPEVIENLHKQTAGQPFLVNRFAQILTEEMDIPKTEPIGMTHFSKAHTQLLEERNVNVQHLITNIRRNPHFESLLMKIVSYEKGTPFNPDNELIGELVTYGIIAEGADGMCEIVNPIYQYRIMRTFQPPVNGLEKDYFPENADVDFLDYLTPDGQIQMEPLLDNFQDFIARAGYRILQVSETPQEYVGQYLLFAYLDQFVRLVRGVMYLEVQTGRGRMDLIIVHNARKYIVETKIWEGTRRHGAGKKQLAAYLTLEGAVEGYYVVFDRRQNPEPQKEKETLAGNLTIQSYVIPVMQERPAS